GGATCAAAGCTAAGTTCATGATTGCCGGCAATAACAATTTTGTTCTTATGTGGCAAAGTACCTGCAATAAAACAACTTGTAATGTATATTAATACAGAAAATACATAAGGTAATCATTTGGTCTGATCTTACCAATCcaattattaaattctataaCTTCTTGTAAGCTACCGCATTTTGTAAAATCTCCAGCATGAATAAAGACATCTCCCATAGGTATATCAAATTTGATAAATGGGGTTAATGAATGAGTATCACTCATACAAACGACCCGAAGCTGTAACatgatataatataaaaagtcTGTATATCTATATTACTGAATGAGTTTCCATGCTGTTACTTTTAGGTTAGGGATAAATGAATGTTTAAGAATgataaaattacaaacaatttaaTGGATTTACCTTATCATTTGGTGCTTCGGTCGTTGGGAGTTTggcatttattttaataactttttgaTGTTGTGATAGTTCACGCCAAGCTGCTGTAGGATTAGCTGTTAATGGATGAATCTCTATGCTCATGCTGAAGAGATTGTGACACTTAGCtgtcaattttatttttattataataaaaacttAACATTAGCAAGTATGACACGTAACTGCTTTACTGTGTACATCAGATCAACTTTGTTTTATATCTTTCatttagaaatattcataACTCTATCGCTGAAAGCAAATCTGAAGTGGCTTATAGATTTATTTAGTCAGATAGTTAAGTTTTGTTACGTGTACACGATATtgttatattttgtttaacGCAACAATCGTTACAATCACGATGCTTAACTTAATCATGAacacaattattaatttccttgaaaatgtttaaataatgaaCATTCCAAATTTTCGCGCCGAGTCATGAACAAATTTGTTGGaattttagtattttaacGAATTCAATCCTAAACACAAACATTATTATGGAACACAAATTAACgctaaatattaaataatcatAGATATGTATTCAAAATATctaatctaaaattaataatttattcagaaatttGTGATTACTgcttattttgtaaattagtattttttatatattggatgtatttgaaatattattttatcttaagtaattaaataaaggGTTTGCATTTAATAcgtataaaatacaaatatgatTTGCGAAAATAAGTGTTACAATACAGTACAATATTGTGGAATTGACCAATCAGCTGTTTATCTGCAagtttttgtttttgattATTCACGAATACTTTGCCTCATTTGCTATgtaaataatagataaatatACTGTTGCTTTTTAAAACAGCTCAAAACAGTTTAAATAATCACTTAAACGGCAGGACAACGTCAAGTGAACTTTGAActgttttaatttaatataagtGTACTTTGATCTTTATTAGCAATCGGTATTTGTTATTGATTTTTGAAGATTGCAGATAAAGCAAGTGTTCCATATGAAGAGTTTGTGAATCAtaagttaatttaaaataattgtaacgTTGTCACTTTCATATTAAGGAATATTTGtttcaatataataaaagCAAAAGGTGTCAAAATGTTTTCACGTTCGGTAAGttaatcgttaaataaagGATTTAGAGcagtaatattttaaatatgttttacAAGTAATGCAAAAAATAACTGTTCAATTAAACCACTTAAAAAAGAATACTAATGTTAtgatatatgtacattaggtATTGAAAAAGATAACACATCAGAAAGTAATGCGAGCATTTTCAACAGCTGATTTTGCCACAGGGTATAACTTTGGTTAGTGTGAGGAATGGAATTTATCAGAatgttttgttttatataagacaaaaatcattttcatgcgtttattttagaattaaaTGAAACACAAAAGGAAATGCAAGAATTGGcacgaaaatttacaaaagaagaaattattcCAGTAGCAGCTGAACATGATAGAACTGGAAAATATCCATGggatattattaaaaaagcaTGGGGTTTGGGACTTTTAAACAAACATATTCCTCAACACTGTGGTATAATTACAGATTTGTATAACTTGAATGTACAGTGAAATTTGGAAAGTGTAAATCATAGACATACGATCTGTTGTTATTATTACAGGAGGAATGGAAGTTAGCACTTTCGATGGTTGTTTAGTTGCAGAGGAATTTGCTTATGGTTGTACAGGAATATCAACTGCATTGGAGGGATCAGGATTAGGTGTAAGTTATATCATGGAACATTcttatatacattaaataaaaagaccaaattaaaaattacttcaATATATTCTTTATAGCAAGCACCAGTAATTGCAGCTGGAACAAAAGAACAACACAAGAAATATCTTGGAAGACTCCTTGAAGAACCACTTGTCGCTGTAAGATAAACAAggtttttaatatatatttgatatacattttaatacatttatagttgaaaaattttaggCCTATTGCGTTACCGAGCCTGCGGCTGGATCAGATGTAGCAGGTATTAAAACAAAAGctgaaaagaaaggaaaggaatgGATTCTTAATGGTACAAAAATGTGGATAACTAATGGAGGTGTTGCTAATTGGTATAAACAACtagttattatattatttattactgtTATTCATTATACAAAAAGTTAAATCATGTACAGGTATTTCGTATTAGCAAGGTCAAATCCTGATCCAAAAGCGCCAGCTGGTAAAGCTTTTACAGCTTTTATTGTTGAACGGGAAAGCGAAGGTTTAACACCTGGTCGTAAAGTACATTTTCTCAATACTTTTATTATGTTTAAATGAACATCACTTCGTTTCTTCATGtaacgtaaatgtattttattgTGAACAGGAAATAAATATGGGTCAAAGAGCTTCTGATACTCGAATGATAACATTCGAAGATGTTCGCGTTCCAGAAGAGAATGTTTTAGGCAAGGAAGGCGAAGGATTTAAAATCGCTATGAAGACTTTCGATAAAACGAGACCCATGGTATACGAAAGGAAACATACCTCAAAACAAGACATAGGACGGGTATtagaacttttttatttttataggtTGCATCTGCGTCCGTTGGATTAGCTCAGAGAGCATTAGACGAAGC
This region of Osmia bicornis bicornis chromosome 5, iOsmBic2.1, whole genome shotgun sequence genomic DNA includes:
- the LOC114882791 gene encoding probable medium-chain specific acyl-CoA dehydrogenase, mitochondrial, producing MFSRSVLKKITHQKVMRAFSTADFATGYNFELNETQKEMQELARKFTKEEIIPVAAEHDRTGKYPWDIIKKAWGLGLLNKHIPQHCGGMEVSTFDGCLVAEEFAYGCTGISTALEGSGLGQAPVIAAGTKEQHKKYLGRLLEEPLVAAYCVTEPAAGSDVAGIKTKAEKKGKEWILNGTKMWITNGGVANWYFVLARSNPDPKAPAGKAFTAFIVERESEGLTPGRKEINMGQRASDTRMITFEDVRVPEENVLGKEGEGFKIAMKTFDKTRPMVASASVGLAQRALDEATKYSLERKTFDKVIAEHQAVAFMLSDMSIAVETARLAWMKSAWAADNNLPSATLLASIAKCYGGDVANKCATDAVQIFGGAGFNSEYPVEKLMRDAKIYQIYEGTAQIQRLIISRHLLNQAKQRAT